DNA sequence from the Coturnix japonica isolate 7356 chromosome 3, Coturnix japonica 2.1, whole genome shotgun sequence genome:
GTATTATGGAAATAATCTTACAACATAGATTTTTGCCCTGGCAACTACCGTGTCTGCTTAGCAAAAGCAGACATCAGGTTAGAAACCAGAGGGAGCTGACATGTAAATTTGCTCAGGTACTCATACTGGAACATGAGCAGTGAGTGAGAGCTTTCAGAATCTGGAATAACTTGCAGTCCTGCAATGGCAGGACCAAGCTGAAAGCCTCTCATCCACATGTGCTGATAATACTCAGTGTAGTTAAGAACCCAAATCAAATGGACAACATTTCTCTGTAGTTAATCAGCACTTGAAAGGGATACTGGAAGAATTTCATGCAAAAAGTTGTCTATTCACATAAATAGCCTCTGCATCAGTACCGTACACTAGGCACGGTCCCAAAACATCTAAAGTATTCACAGACAAAGTCTGATTTGGAATGAGGTTGGTGATTTCCATTCGGTCTTTGGTTGGATCGTTGCTTAGCCAGGCACTTACTACAGACTGGTTAATGGTGCTGTGGGAAAGATAGGCAGTACTTCTTCCtcctaaaagaaagaaaatagggaAGACAGGGAGATAAGTTTATAAAGAAGGGGAACGTTTCTCCACTGTTTACAATTAGAAGTTACAAACAATCAAGCAGTCCTTATGAGTGTGAAATGTAACTATTAAGTCAGTATCATATCATCAACTAAAATCCCACACAACACGAAGGGATCTGGTTTCATTCAGGAACAGTTCTCCAGCCATGACTTTGAAGTTTACAAGAAGGTAAATTCATAATTCTACTAtcatggcctcaagttgcgccagggcaaatttaggttggatattaggaagaacttctttacagaaagggtggttaggtactggaataggctccccatggatgtggttgaatcgccatccctggatgtgtttaagagccgtttggatgtggtgctcagggatatgatttagtggagggttgttagagttagggttctggttaggctgcggttggacttgatgatcttcaaggtcttttccaacctgggtaattctatgactctatgattctatcttaATAACTTACCATCTATTTTGGTATTATAAAATGCTATACATCTCCCTCAGAGACTTAGGTCATTTAGACTGCCTTCATGTCTTTTCTATGTATGTACGAGTTTGAACTGAACTCAGCCTATCTTTGAAACACCAGATGTGCCTCTTTATGTACAGGACATGGTATGGAAAGGACAAACTAATAACACAGAAGAACCTGGTCAAGTGTTTGCCTTTTAAGCAAAAAGTGCCTATCAGTGCTTACTTTTTAAGAACgtaaagcatttaaattttCTGAATTCAGACTGTATTAGTGAATAGATAATATGAATAAGCACACTGGCTTTAATGACACTGCCACCTGACAAATTAAATGTGATCCAGCTTCAGACGCCCTTACCCTGATGAAGGAAAGATGGTTTTTCAGATACGTCTGTGGAAGTGTCCCAGTGCCAAAGAGATCCATCTTCAGAACATGTAAATAAGTGATCCGGGTTGGACAGGTGGAAGTGAACTTCCCACactataaatattaaaaaaaaaaagcatacttAAAAAGCTTAACCATGTTCCTAAACATTTCTACATTGCAATGATCCTAACAGCAGTTCGGTTTCTCCATTACTGAAATCCAATTAGTGATTATGAAACAGTTAAAGAGCTCACTTTGGTCTTAAAATAACCGATATGTTATTAGTGAAAGGAGAAAGCTTTGCAACTGTAAACCAGGATGGCTTCTTTCAGTAAGGATAGTGGTATGGATAATAAAGCCACCACCATGTCCAGccatttcaaatgcatttcactTATCCACCCAGCCTGGAAGAGCCTCAAAGTCCAGTGTGGTCCTACTGTCTCCACAGCAATGTAGGATATATAATTTAAAACTACAGTGTTTGCACAAATAAAAAGGAGTGTACTTAATAGTAATATACACCAGTGGGAGCAGCATTATTTAGCTCGGCTGTATGCAGAATGGAGTCACTCAGCAAGTGCCTCCTACAGGTTTGCTTGCAAGAAGGGTGGTGAGAAAGAACTGTCAGCTCCAGGAAATGAAAAGAGCTCCAGTTAAACAGAAGGATGCTATTGCTTTAGGAGAACttcacactatttttttttaacgttATGGACTAGTGAAGACAGCCTGGACCCTCAGGGTCCGGAAAGTAACAAAACCAATTCAGAAGTATCAGATATGCAGCTCAATGTCCTCTTGTTAATATGATATGGACATGCACCCCAGCTCCCACCATTCTCAGCTGGTGTGGTGGATAGGTGGGGAGAAaggcccccagccccaccttCAGTTATCACTGCAGTTTTCCCTCCataggagaggggaaaaagtaTATCAAATACCCTATTTTCAATACTGTGTATGTTGCTAGAGGTTACAATCTTCTCTAAACTCAGGCATTCTGAATAATTTCTTATGCCACCTTCTCGACTATTAGTTTAAATCTGCACACAACACATACTCCTTCCCAGAATGAGATTGTATGTCTCTAATGACTAACAAGGAGCTGCTTACTAATTCTAGCTTTAATTTAAACAGAGTTGCCTTTTAGATGAGAACAGTTTCACATACAGagagggaacaaaacaaaaccaactggATAATGGCACTTTATGCAGCAAATGTGATTGTTTACTACTAAACATATCCAAGATTTTATCCAGGATTTACAGAACCTTTTCCTAAGACAACCTCTCTTTTCCTTAACTCAGATACTTACTTTCTGCTTCATGAGCATTTAGCAAGGACACTGGCATAGTACCCTGCCTGATGTCCCAGATACTCAGCATCCCATCCTGACCCCCTGTGGCCACAATGTGTTGCTGATTGGGGTGTCTGTCCACACAGTGCAGTGGAACTCTGTCACCAGTCCTgtaaaggagaagaagaaaaataaatgtgtaaattATATCTTCATGCAATTtacactttctcttttttacaCTCCATAAGCATTGACCGACAGGGCAACTGTGTCAACTGCAGCCACATGACACCTACTGGAGTGAAGACCTATAGCAGTAACAGGCTGCTATGACTGGAGGGCAGCAGGTTCTGTGTGCTTGGGCACAAGGCACCTACACAACATGCAACAGCTTTGCAAGGATGAGAAAGCCTTGTGTACAAATATTTCAAGTATGCCTACAAGGAGGTAATTCTGATATTCAAGTTATAATTACAGTTGCAACATACGCAGCCAGCTACAGATGGAGACCTGAGTTAAAGAGGGAGATAAGGCGCTAACCAGGTACCAAACCCTAAGCCTATTAACAGCAATGGGAACTATTCCATAAACAACAGGATTTGAatccagctttgttttctcacaATACCTTAAAAGGCATAAAGTTAtccttcagaaacatttcaaatggCAGCAATTTTTTATAGGccttttggaaaaaaacagatgtatAATTAATCAGCTAAACAGGAagaagtgctttgctttgctcttaaAGAATGAACATGCAGATACAATAGTCCTTCAGAGTTAAATCACAAAGCAGACCATTACAGCGTTCAGTCACAGCAGTAATTAAGCAGACTCTGTTTTTGGTACTGAAATACCAAAGCAGTAGAAATATTccggggggaaaaaaaaaggttatttatcATCCCATAGCCAAGAATGAGGCGGTAACAGGAGAGACTTAAATCAGATATGAAGTAGCATGTGCTTCTCAGTAAGTAGACAAAAATTAAGgtcttacaaagaaaatatctgagCTGGCTCATTTCTTTGTTGTCTGAAGTCCCATATTTTCAACTGTCCAATTGAATTTACCGTCAAGATCTCAGTCGTGCGAAGGAAAGTCACAGCATGGAGCGTACTGCTATCTGCATTGTCTGCAAGAGAGGTTAGCAAAGCATTAAACTACAAGTTCAGGTAAACCTACAGAACACTTAACTCCATTTAATGAACACTAAACAGCTCTTCTAAAACCAGACTACATTCTCAGGGTCAGAGATGGCCCAGCGTTATGTGAAATTTTAAGTGTTGCAAGAATAACCTTGCTTCCTATAGAAATATTATCTAGACAAACCTGTAAGAAGCTGTGTTTGATTAGATCCAGTTCTTACTGACTCACTTGCTAATCCgtaagttttctttctggagtaCCTAAGAATA
Encoded proteins:
- the NUP43 gene encoding nucleoporin Nup43 — encoded protein: MEEVCARFVSQKISKARWRPLPAAALQPPELFATGSWDNEDNRISVWSVGDAGSADLNGEYQGEPQLLCDIRHNGDVMDMQFLDQERIVVASSTGSVTVFRHHQNNQTLSASHRWENAHYHADQYTACGGAACTGVICNNPEIVTVGEDGRINLFRADQKDAVRTIDNADSSTLHAVTFLRTTEILTVNSIGQLKIWDFRQQRNEPAQIFSLTGDRVPLHCVDRHPNQQHIVATGGQDGMLSIWDIRQGTMPVSLLNAHEAEMWEVHFHLSNPDHLFTCSEDGSLWHWDTSTDVSEKPSFLHQGGRSTAYLSHSTINQSVVSAWLSNDPTKDRMEITNLIPNQTLSVNTLDVLGPCLVYGTDAEAIYVNRQLFA